The proteins below are encoded in one region of Heptranchias perlo isolate sHepPer1 unplaced genomic scaffold, sHepPer1.hap1 HAP1_SCAFFOLD_498, whole genome shotgun sequence:
- the LOC137313986 gene encoding leukotriene B4 receptor 1-like: protein MDNAEQLTGECISSNSTLDNLLSSKASTVIGSLILTLAFVVGLPGNAFVVWTLLFRVRRRTVTCVLVLNLAVADGVTLLTTPFWIHFLVREDWPFGRGLCKAFHYLCCLNMYASIFLIALMSLDRFVAVARPFTAARLRRKGVVLKALAGLWALAALIALLAPYYREVRTGRIECRRLCEAVHNTTSDAIVHYATETVVGFLAPLVVVTVSYAAVGRRVRALRSRQRSRTERLIVAVVVAFSLFWLPYHVVNVMQVGAELAGAQRLLGLVKEQRPMVTALAFVGCSVNPILYAFTGVQLIRSTGPNFMAKLFEVTTTVEGGPAGQSQSQNRAARRDTTAGRNDSACLDQLTGL from the exons ATG GACAATGCTGAGCAGCTGACTGGGGAGTGCATCTCCTCCAACTCCACCCTGGACAACCTTCTGAGCTCCAAGGCCTCGACGGTGATCGGCAGCCTGATCCTGACCCTGGCCTTCGTCGTGGGCCTGCCGGGCAATGCCTTCGTGGTCTGGACCCTGCTGTTCCGCGTACGGCGCCGGACGGTGACCTGCGTCCTGGTCCTCAACCTGGCGGTGGCTGACGGGGTGACGCTGCTGACCACCCCCTTCTGGATCCACTTCCTGGTGCGGGAGGACTGGCCCTTCGGCCGGGGCCTGTGTAAGGCCTTCCATTACCTCTGCTGCCTCAACATGTACGCCAGCATCTTCCTCATCGCCCTGATGAGCCTGGACCGCTTTGTGGCGGTGGCCCGGCCCTTCACCGCTGCCCGGCTGCGCCGCAAGGGCGTGGTGCTCAAGGCCCTGGCCGGACTGTGGGCCCTGGCCGCCCTCATAGCCCTCCTCGCCCCGTACTACCGGGAGGTGCGCACCGGCCGCATCGAGTGCCGCAGACTGTGTGAGGCCGTCCACAACACCACCAGCGACGCCATCGTCCACTACGCCACGGAGACGGTCGTGGGTTTCCTGGCGCCGCTGGTGGTGGTGACCGTCAGCTACGCGGCTGTGGGCCGGCGGGTCAGGGCGCTGCGCTCCCGGCAGAGGAGCCGGACCGAGCGGCTGATTGTGGCCGTGGTGGTGGCCTTCAGCCTCTTCTGGCTGCCCTACCACGTGGTTAACGTGATGCAGGTGGGGGCGGAGCTGGCCGGAGCCCAgcggctgctggggctggtgaagGAGCAGCGGCCCATGGTCACCGCCCTGGCCTTTGTGGGCTGCAGCGTCAACCCCATCCTCTACGCCTTCACTGGCGTCCAGCTGATCCGCAGCACCGGGCCCAACTTCATGGCCAAGCTGTTTGAGGTCACCACCACGGTGGAGGGAGGACCGGCCGGTCAGAGTCAGAGTCAGAACCGGGCGGCCAGGAGGGACACCACCGCTGGCAGGAATGACTCGGCCTGTCTGGATCAGCTGACCGGGCTCTAG